Genomic DNA from Alicyclobacillus fastidiosus:
ATCTCGCTTCTTCATGGACTCGCGCTTATCGTGCAACTTTTTACCTTTGGCCAGCCCGAGTTCCACTTTCGCAAAGCCGTTTTTCAAATACACCTTGGTCGGGACCAACGTAAAGCCCTGCTCGCGGACGGCTCCGTACAGGTAATTGATCTCCTTTTTGTGGAGAAGGCATTTGCGGGTGCGCAGTGGCTCATGATTGAAGCGATTCCCTTGCTCGTAGGGTGCTACGTGCATGTTGTGCAGATACACTTCGCCGTGTTCTACGCGCGCGTACGCGTCACGCATGCTGACGGAGCCCTTGCGCATGGATTTAATCTCCGTACCGGTGAGGACCAGGCCAGCCTCAAACGTCTCCTCGATGAAATAATCGTGAAACGCTTTTCGGTTTTGGGCGAGGACTTTGCCGTTCCCTTTCCCCTTCGCCATGGTACCTTCACTCCAACGTCCAATCGTATTTGCCCGCAGGCGTAGCCTAGATCATAACACAGTCTGAAAGATGCGACAAGCGTTCTATCATTTGGCCCGAACGCAACGCTACCCACGGTGCTCACGCGTAGGGCGCAGCGTCAACCGCCGCGCCCTGTACTTCTCTCGGTTCGAGCGACAAGGTGTATTAGCGGGCTTTGTTGCGGCGCTTGCCGGCGGATCGGCCGCCGGATGTCACACCACGACCTCCCTTGCGTGCTGCGACCTTGGCGCCAACTTTTGCGCTCCCGCGATGCTTCTTGCGGGGTTTGCCGCCGTCCCCGTAGCTCACGGCCCCGCGATCCGCTTGACTCCCGCGGCGCCTTTCGCGCGACCGCGATCCGTCCTCGCGGCCGCGTCCTTCGCCAGACTCCCCACGGCCGGCCCAGGTACGATAGCCACCTGTACGGCCGTCCGCCGAGCGGCGAACGCCATTTTCCGCATAGTCACCCGCTGTGCCACGGCGCTCATCCCGGCGATCCCGATCCCGATCCCGATCCTGGTCCCCATAACGCGAGCGCTCCGCACCCGATGCGCGGCCGCGGCGGCCGCGTTCATCATCACGCCGGTCCGTGCGCCCGCGCCGGGATGGACTGCGGGTGTCCGTGCGCCCGCGCTCGAAGTCGCGTCGGCCACTGCCAACATCGCGCCCTCCCCGTGCAGCTTGGGCCTGTTCCCGCGCCTCACGTGGATCCGGATAGGCGTCATCCCACTCATCGTATGGCATGTCGACTGGGAGCTCGGCGTCCCTCGCTCGGCCGTTTCGCGCGTAGCCACCTTCGACAGTGCGGCCGCTGAGGCGATCCCTGTGGGATCGACCTTTGTGGCCCCCTGCACGGTCCCCACCGCGAGCTGGAGGGCCGCTGGATAGTCCCTCGCGGCGTTCGATGCTCTGACGGCGCTCTGTGGGTGAGAGGTCCTCGTCATACACGATTGAGCCTCCACCTTGCCCGCTGACGAACGTCGCCTCTCGGCGGTGTTCCACCAACGCGAAATTGATTTGCAGCTCTTCCTTGTTGGCACTCACCA
This window encodes:
- the smpB gene encoding SsrA-binding protein SmpB, with product MAKGKGNGKVLAQNRKAFHDYFIEETFEAGLVLTGTEIKSMRKGSVSMRDAYARVEHGEVYLHNMHVAPYEQGNRFNHEPLRTRKCLLHKKEINYLYGAVREQGFTLVPTKVYLKNGFAKVELGLAKGKKLHDKRESMKKRDANREIQRALRDRQKG